In a single window of the Pseudoxanthomonas sp. F37 genome:
- a CDS encoding type II secretion system F family protein: MAVTRSAVKKAPAPVRENPLNLFVWEGTDKRGIKMKGEQSSKNANFLRAELRKQGITPTVVKVKPKPLFGSAGKPVTPKEIAFFSRQLATMMKSGVPIVSALEIIEGGQKNVRMKKLVEEIRYDIESGSSLSEAISKHPVQFDELYRNLVRAGESAGVLETVLDTIASYKENIESLKGKIKKALFYPATVIAVAILVSAVLLIFVVPQFENVFKQFGADLPAFTQLIVNASRFMISYWWLVFGGLAAAIFAFIFFKKRSLAFEHFIDRMTLKIPVIGQIMHNSSIARFARTLGVTFKAGVPLVEALDTVAGATGNTLYEKAVHRIRDDVAVGYPLNMSMKQVNLFPHMVIQMTAIGEEAGALDAMLFKVAEYYEQEVNNAVDALSSLIEPFIMIFIGAVVGAMVIGMYLPIFKLAATM, translated from the coding sequence ATGGCCGTCACCCGTTCCGCCGTCAAGAAAGCGCCCGCGCCCGTCCGCGAGAACCCGCTGAACCTGTTCGTCTGGGAAGGCACCGACAAGCGCGGCATCAAGATGAAGGGCGAGCAATCGTCCAAGAACGCCAATTTCCTGCGCGCGGAGCTGCGCAAGCAGGGCATCACCCCGACCGTGGTGAAGGTGAAGCCCAAGCCGCTGTTCGGCTCGGCGGGCAAGCCGGTGACGCCTAAGGAAATCGCCTTCTTCAGCCGCCAGCTGGCCACGATGATGAAGTCCGGCGTGCCCATCGTGAGCGCATTGGAGATCATCGAGGGCGGGCAGAAGAACGTCCGCATGAAAAAGCTGGTGGAGGAGATCCGCTACGACATCGAGAGCGGCTCGTCGCTGTCCGAAGCCATCAGCAAGCACCCGGTGCAGTTCGACGAGCTGTACCGCAACCTGGTCCGTGCCGGCGAAAGCGCAGGCGTGCTGGAGACGGTGCTGGACACCATCGCCAGCTACAAGGAGAACATCGAGAGCCTGAAGGGCAAGATCAAGAAGGCGTTGTTCTATCCTGCAACGGTAATCGCCGTTGCTATCCTGGTCAGTGCGGTGCTGCTTATTTTCGTGGTGCCGCAGTTCGAGAATGTCTTCAAACAATTCGGCGCCGACCTGCCTGCATTCACACAGCTGATCGTGAACGCCTCCCGCTTCATGATTTCATACTGGTGGCTGGTTTTTGGCGGCTTGGCTGCCGCGATCTTCGCTTTCATCTTTTTCAAGAAGCGCTCGCTAGCCTTTGAGCACTTCATTGACCGCATGACCCTGAAGATTCCCGTGATCGGCCAGATCATGCACAACTCTTCGATTGCCCGTTTCGCGCGCACATTGGGTGTGACCTTCAAGGCCGGCGTACCGCTGGTGGAAGCGTTGGACACGGTGGCGGGCGCTACCGGCAACACGCTGTATGAAAAGGCGGTGCATCGTATTCGCGACGACGTAGCCGTGGGCTACCCTCTCAACATGTCGATGAAGCAGGTCAACCTGTTCCCGCACATGGTGATCCAGATGACCGCCATCGGCGAAGAAGCCGGCGCGCTGGATGCCATGCTGTTCAAGGTGGCCGAGTACTACGAGCAGGAGGTGAACAATGCGGTGGATGCGCTGTCCAGCCTGATCGAACCCTTCATCATGATCTTCATCGGTGCCGTGGTCGGCGCCATGGTGATCGGCATGTACCTGCCCATCTTCAAGCTTGCGGCGACGATGTAA